The DNA segment CGATCCCGATGTTCCATATAGCCAATATGTACATTCGATTTCTATAGAAATTCTGAAATCTCAAggaataattatttttttctcattaaatttgaatttagacCTCAAATTTCACTAAATTTTTTCCCTTAATCGAAATTTCACAGTTTCTTGTCTGATCTGCATCCTGAAGATGGAAGGCCGCCAAAGCTATAAAGGTCTGTTTGATAGCTTTAAATTCCAATTTCATGATCCGTTTTATATAGGACCCACAGTACAAACAAGCACCCGATTTTACCACTACATGAAAAAGATGATTTTACCACAGTACAAACAAAAAAGTCAAAACGTTGGACTTTGAGATTGGATGGGAGGGGACCGTTCCTTAAATCTACAGACCTGAGATTCTCAGTAATCTCAATTCACCTCAGGTCTCAAGTCCTATGCTATCAAACACCcctaaagaaaacaagaaacctTGATTAACTATCTTATGGTTGTGCATGGAACTCGATCCACGCATTGTTTACAAATATGTAGTTAGCGACTGGAGATGGGTGCGACCAAGTACGATAATTTTCGCTACCTTTTAACTCTTCTGCATGGGTATCGGATCATGATCTGACCCGTCATATGATTCACTCTTCGGGACCCGATATGtagattccttttttttgtttgttttgttatacaccaaattcaaaataaattaaattaaaaaccCAACTGACAGTTACCATTCTAATTTTCTTGCGCCTCAAGCTTCGGCTTTTGCTGTTTGTTATATACCGGTACAGATGTATAAAAATCCATTAGCAGGAATTGGGTTCGCAAATGGATTGGGTAATAGTACAATCTTTGAACCTGATCCGACTCATTTGCAATAAGAAAaccttaaaagaaaaagaaagaaacggaaagaaagaaagaaaaaaggcgCAGACCAACGCAACTGATGAAATtgatggaagaaaaggaagtcGAGTAAATATTAATATTTACATTAGAGGATcttacaataatttaaatccaTGAAATTTTCGCAGCTTACTCTAACTAGGAAGAAAGTTCAtatggaaggaaaaagaatattttGCATCTTCACATCCGGCACGTACATAGTAATTAATCATGATGTTAGATATATGATCAGTTGCAGTTAGTAAATGCACCCACTTGTAATTCTCACAATCTGCACCTCAGCGTTTTCGTTGAACTTTTCACTGTCAGAGAAGAAAAACTAGCAGTTAGCAAAGAGGAAAGAAACTGATTTCCTTTTCCCATTAGCTGTGGAAACTGAAAAGGAATTTAAAGTTGTGCTCAATGATGCATTTGGAACTGAACATCTATTAAATATGATTAACCAGAGGGAGGTGCAAAAGTGTCAAGTTTGGTTGGATGTTATtatatctgaaatccaaataCAAAATACTAGTGTTTTCTATCTGAATCCAGATGtgaaaatacaaataaaaaataattgtaacTGATAAAAATATGGAAATTAATTATGTGAGAGACTGATAGTACTGCATGCATCTGACAATTAGAAGTACCAAAGACGAATAGCATCCAATAAAACTAACAAAATGCgtataacaaaaagaaaaacatataaataatCCTTTCATCCAGATCCATCCTAGATCTAAAAATTATCCAAATCCCACCGGGTTCCAAACTAGCTAGATCTAATATAtggaatccaaatatatgatcAGAACTGGTCGACTTAAATGATCAGCTTAATAATCTGGATATATGTGAAGCAGTTTCATGAGATCACGTATCCAACTAAAAATAGTCCATTTGGACCATTATAACCCAGCTATGGTGCATAGAAAAGCTGAAACCCTCGAGCTTTCCTTTAATTTGGAATTCTTTATTGATGTAGAAACGATGGCAGGCATAGAAGGTTAGAAGAAAGACAATATATGTAGTTAATTCATAAGCTATCATATGTTAGTGGATTCCTCCGTCCATCCGGATGTCTCAGGTACATATGTCTGCCGTCGTTTGTGCATCAATaaagaattcaaaattaaaGGAGAGCCCCTTACACCCTAGCAACCTTCACCCGGAGGCTCCTTAAAACCTATAAACCGGGAACTTTCAGGGGAGCACATGAAGCATGATCCTGTCTTGGCCCGCACTACCATGAGGATTGAGCTCATCATGTGTCACAGTTGCTTGATTGCCTGTAAAAGTCTCCAGAATGCATAAAAACaatatagaaaattttaaattttggattttcaagtcattttctTAGAAAAGATTTGCAAATTAACTATAAATTGTTAAAACAAACTCAAAAAGATTTTCAAACCTATTAGAAATGTTCTTCCGAAAAACCTCgtgaaaatatcacaatgttttcatttttgtgataTTGTTAAACATATCATATTACTTTCCTCATCTTTTTTTTCGTTCACTTGTTTTTTGCGTTTTGATTGCAATATTTCGAGGATATGCTGATATTTGTTACTCCGGTACTAACTGGTCCCTCGGATCCATCTAAATTATGGATAGCATTCACAGAAGCAATACGACAGAAATGCATGTAGGCAAACTAAAAAAGGTTGAACGCAGTTATAGGTAGCAAGCCAGCAATTTTGTGATGGCATGGCATCTGCTTAAATACCTGTGTATGTGAATTCACGTGAACGAAACCGTTTGACGAGTCTCCTGAGATTATTGTATCATCTTCTTCAGGTCCTTGGAAATTGATTCGCTTTTTTGCAGGTCGGGATCTTCTGCAAGATATCTTACAGACTTAAAAGGCACGATGCACGTCTCTTCTCCGTATAGTTTCTCTTGCATGGCTGGGGACGAAAGAAGCTGGTGCAACTGCATATTGCTTGTTGATGTAGCACAGACCTCTTCCTGCACAAGCATGAGAAGATTCTTCTAATATTTCAACCTTCTGTATATAACACAGCCGTCGTTGCATTGTCTCCCTCATgccaacaagagagagagagagagagagagagagagcttgccTGATGGGCAGGGGAAGAATGCTTGAGAAACTGTAGAATTCCAACTTGGGCCTGCAGGAATTTGACATACTTTGCAGCAGCGGCAAGCATCTCGGCAGTGTTCATCTTCACACCCCCAGGAATGAGCCTTCCAAGCTCCTGAGTCTTCTCACTTattctcttcctcctctgccTGGCAGCAATGCTCTGTGGTGACAATGCTGTAGCGTCTGCCTCCAGATTTTGCACATTCGGATCGACGTAGGACGCATTAATATTTGGAGTCGGAAGCACCGGCAAGAAGTCCGGCAAGACTAACTGGTTTCGAAAGGCCGGGTGCTCACCAGGATCCAGCAATATGTTTGGCATGCAATCTGGAGCAGAACATTCATAAATGGTCCTCAAACGCTTCGCATGAAGTGCTTCATCATAATAGCAGGCAAATGGCTCATCTTGCGCCGGAAAGTTTTCCAGCGGCGAGATGTTGTAGGCGACTTCAGGGAAGGAAGGGGGGAAATGGGTACTGTAGTCTTGGTGGAGATATTCATCGTTGGCATTGGAGAGTGAATTTGAATCGATGGTGTGAGGAACGAAGTCACCCCAATAACTGGACAAGTCTTCCGCGAGAGATGGCTCCATCTGTTCAAAGGTACTGCAAGGCACAAAGTTGAGGAACTGAAGAGGCCCATAGCTGTTGCGGAACCTGACTGCCATGGCTGCCAACAAAATctgggagaaagagaaagcagtTTAACTATGAGTACCGATGCATGCTCTTCCATTAATTGACCTTGTTGGACAATTTAAAGGCATGAAATTTGCTGCTGATATTCTTGTAAAAGCAGTTGCTTCCTTAGCAGGGAAAAAACTGCGGAATAACGAATGAGATTGAAGTTTGGCCCTTATTTTATGCGTTACAGGTTCTCGCCTCTGATCTTACATGCAGTAAATGGATGTGATTAAGTACATTAGTACAGTACATGCAAAGAGGGTGAAAGTGCTATCTccagatagagagaaagaaaaagagactcTAGAATCAGAGAAAATAGATGCTTGTTAGGAACTAATTGCCATTGCTTCATGAGAATGATGAATTTGAAGCATGAGAAACCGACTAAAATAGAAGATGCTAACCTTTTTGTTCACGACAGTACGTACAGCGTCAGTTGTTCGTTGCACTTGCCTGCGGATTCTGTAGagaatcaaagagagagagagagagcagcagcagcactgCAATTTACTGCTGTTGCAAGGGAATCCAAGAAAGAATTTTGAGTTGGATTGAACAAAATCTAATGGGCTGCGCTGGTTATAACTTAAGCGGTTGGGCGCTGGCACTCTTTTAGGGAAGAGGAAAGAGGAATGTAGGTAGTGGGCGGAGTGGAATCAGGTTGGCGGTTGTTCGCGAGTAACCAACTGTATGTGGCATCCAAGGACATCGATAagactcctctctctctctctctctctctcatatccaGAGCAaacttttttgtctttattatTCGGAAAGTTTTCTCATTTTGCTGAGATACATTCAGTCAACAGTTGCATTTTTCCTGAAAAACTGCAccactttttccaatttaaacCCTCAAATTAAACAAGGCCAAGATCCAGGCACGCTGCTATTTATCAAGTTAGACATATTAATTCGTCACTTTtggtaaataaataaatcaagacTGAATTCCATTTCGTCGTAAGTTCTAATTTTCCATCAAAATCCGGCCgatatctgaatctaattgaCAAATCTAAGTACAACTGAGTACAGTTAATAACATAAGCCAATGGGTGCAACCTTATATTTTACCTTCTCTCGCGAGTGTTCTTGTCCAATTAAGTTCTAATTATTTACTGTTGTAATAGCAATAATCATCGCAGTAgtatattattgttattatattattttattgaatattatcaTTGTCTTGAGAAATTGAAACGAAAAAGCTGGTCTTGCACCTGAATTCATAGGACAGCAGGCGCTGTCGTGAAATCCTGCGCACCTTTTTACGATAAATGTGCTGTTATTATAACTGGCACTATCAATAAAGAAGCTACGATCCATAGTATTCTTTGTTACGTACAGTACCAGAATGGGAATGAAAAACAATGAATGAGTTATTGTTATTGTTGGTAATTACCAAGGAAATACTGTCGTTACGatcatattttttgttcttgcatGTTCTGTTGCTATCAAACTACTTCGAAGCATCCACGTCCTTGTAATGGGAGATTAATAAAGAAGAGATTCAACGGTCGGCCAGATTGAACTTGATCAGGAGGAAAGACAAAGCAGCAGTGGCGATGCAAGAAATTTTGGGTGGAGGTACACTAATTCCAAATTTTTATGCTTgtatatttaaataattaaatatttgacAGCAGCTATGTAAACATAAATGTACTTTGTGGGGCTGAGTAGGCAATTGTCCACACTATACCACATGTTTGCCCACCACAGCTTGGAAGgataagttgaaaaaaaaaaaacagaaaagtaacctttttttgtaaaagataaATTGTTATTGATAAAACAaacatattgaaaaatgaaaacaaaaatgccCACTAGTTACGTGTAGGAATGAAGGCAAACATTTCGGGTGCATAaacatattgaaaaatgaaaacaaaaatgccCACTAGTTACGTGTAGGAATGAAGGCAAACATTTCGGGTGcataatgatcaaaatacctTTAATTGAGGAGCCTTTTTACAAAAACAACAAGGATAATGGAAAAgttaaaagtataaaaatacaatattttttataaaatatactTAAAATATGGCAACCTCCTAACTTTTTTCAATTGGTACGTATTTGTTGTTGCGTCTCATGCATGCAACTCGATCTCCCCATAAGATCAACTATTTGAACATCCCTATCGACTTCGGATGAAAGGGTTTATTGCAAGGTCGAACTGGTAAAGAGACCAAGTGAATGGGAACACGCATGTCCACATGTCCATTCATGTCGACGCAGCTTGTTCAAGGGACGAAATTAATTAAACCTGCTTTCATAAGCCTTATGAATGAGCCAAGTGGGATATTGAGCCATGGAACTGTGATGGAAGCTTCCGGATCCATTTAAAGCCAAAGTTTGATCGATCTGTACGATGGTAAAAGCAGCAATTTTTGGCTAAGGGAAGGGGCACAATTTGAGGAGTTTTCATTTCTCGAGGGCCATGagtatatgtaaataaataaatatttaaaagcatAGGCatgtaaataataaaaaaacaagacaacTGCGCACAACAATAACATGTAGCTCGCCACTCAATCTCTATTgaagggtggagccaaggtaggccCGTTTGGGCCTCGGctcccacctcaattttttttttttttaaaaaaaattatatgtaatttaaaaaaaacttcacttgttttatatcaaaattttaaaaaataatgtttagGTCCTAATCAAACTTTAAAACCTTTAATTTGACAATTCAGCCTCCTTGGTAAAAAATTTTCTAACTCCACCCTTGTCTTGTCTGCATTAAATCTTTGAGTTCACTGACTCAAGCTCATATAATCAGCTCGATAGCTGAGCCTAGAaccaaaaataaatattttatcataaGATGGAAGTATGAGGGGCCAACGGTGCCATGCCGCAGAAGGTTTATTGTGTAAGCTGTAAACGAATGAGCTTAATTACATTAGTCAAGCCAAAATGAGCTCGACGGGCACACCTGGTTCAAGCTCAAGCTGAACCCAATAAAAAAGACAAGTATAGCTTTTGACTCGAAACCATTCGTTGGATAAATGAGTTGAACTTCATCACTGCCACAAACTAGGTGAGCATGAACTCAACAGTCAAAAACCTAGACTCTCTCTCCTTTgataaatcaaattaaaataaaattttgaaggttTTCCTCTGAAAAATGAGTGATTAATATATCTAGATGCGGCTATTCTTCCTTCATTTACCAACGAAAATTTTGGGATCAGTAACTACTTATCTTTTCCGCAGCCGCAAGTTACGTACGCAAAAAGCCTACCCTTGCTCCGCAAATAAGGTACtataatatataattgtatactagcaaattttctttttcagttttagtACCTTTCGGACTCAAAAAGAAAACCACGTGCAGTTTGTGATCATTTCCTTAATAAAGGTCGAACTTCTGATGAAACTATGATATAGTGCCTCAAGTAAAATTATGTTAAactaagaataaaaaaaaaccattagGTAGTGTTCGTATGAAACCCTTGAAAAAATGGCTTTGGTCACTAGattattttttctatatttttgttcattagcattaaaattttatttctcagGTTAATAAAAGCATACTACGAGCCCTTATGCGATAATTTTATAGAAACCGTAGGCATTATTAAGAAAATTGCTAAAGATCCCAttcgtttttaatttaaattatagGCAAAAGGTTAGGCCGAAAAGGGCAAATTGTTTCTACAAATTCATAGCATATATGGGCTAAGTTACAGCAAAGCAGCTCAGAAATTAGATCTATATAAAGGACTCAATTGGTTTTGCTAGAAAATTAAACACGCCCAAATATCATGAACAAGCAAGCATTTCACTAGTCACCAGGAAGACCAGCCAAACCACAAAGACCTGATCAGCTCGTTACTTTCTTGGCCTTACGAGCTGGCCGAGGAGTTTGAAGTCTTTCTCAATTACGGCAACAAAACCTAGCGCATGTTGGATATTGAACTCACGACCTTTTTGGTTAAGTTAAGGTAAAGAAGTCAAATCCAATTAATTAATCAAGTGGGTAGAGCTTTAGTTTGctttagggcctgtttggtatGAGAGAAAAGGAGGGATTGAACAAtctctcctttgtttggttggctaattagaaatgAGGGAAATGAGCAAAATGTGTTTGGATgcaaggggagggaaaggaaaggaaagagagagattgtttAGTGTAAATCCCTTCTCttccaaatcggacggattgggaaggaaaaaaaaaaaggtaagtgGAAGAGTTTTTTATTTCCACACtacccctccttttctttcccttctttctaacttcatgtatttttttagtcttttttttcattccattcccttttcttccctttttatccaaacaaactttttaatcaacttttttcattcctttccatttcattcctttcccatccctttctcttcccttcccttcggATGATGGTTTTGAAGATCTCTTAAATGATCATTGACTTGCCCAATATCAAATTTTCCCCAGTTTTCCCTTCGTTATGCACAAATAAACCAAATGAGTTTTGTGTGGATGGATGAATTCGACATGGATGGGGATATAGACTTTAGTTATGATTCATATCTCGTCGCCAAATATTAGGATGATGTCTCATAGGAGCAGTCGTATAGCCTCAACGTAGACGTTCTCTAGAAGCATTAGTTAAAATAGCTAAGCAGTcgcaagaaagaaaatgcacaAATGTGGGGCAACCAGCGTGCCTCTATCACGTTAAACCAAGTTCAAGCAACAAATGTACActcaaggaaaaaggaaaaaggaaaaaagaagagggattGAGGTATTTGTTTTATAAGGAAATGTactattttagattttttactttttttttataacttcttttttgtcattataaAAAGACTCCCATTTTTACTTACTAAGCGTATTTTGGTTATTACACACTCTTGTGTATAATTttgtgtgcacataaccagtttTGCTTTAAACCGTACAAACTGCAGCTAACACGACGAGCCTCTCCCTGCTACATGGGACAGCATATGATCACCTTCTCGTTGATACACAAAGTGACTCTTCTCTTATATGAAATGAAATGCTTGCTTTAGTCCACTTAGTGACCCCCAACTTTGtcttaggggccgtttgatagattgaaaatctggaattgaaaatatattttcagaaatatattttctgaaataaagaaatgagaaaaatctttctcaTTCCTattttgatgtgcatgtgataactgagaaatatatttccagaaatatattttttagtttcatgaaaaagaaatatattttcatttacaCTGCAACATAAAACAGATGGCCGTCCAAGAGATAAGTGGGGTCACCATGACCATGAGGCATATGCTTTACAGAACTCCCCATGCGCAGGGGTGGAGTCAAGGTAGGACCCGCAAGAGCCATGACcccaccttaaaaaaaaaaaaaaaatttacatgtaaaatttaaaagaaaattcacttgtcttatataaaaattttgaaaaatgatatttcggtccaagtcaaaatttagaaactttaattcggcctccttcatgtaaaatttctagctctacccCTGCTCATGGAATATAGAATTGTGGACACTAGTCTTTGAAGCACTATCAAATTGGTGAGTGTGATTATGTACAGTGATCCTGGTGATCTGCTTAAATTATTGGGCGAACC comes from the Nymphaea colorata isolate Beijing-Zhang1983 chromosome 14, ASM883128v2, whole genome shotgun sequence genome and includes:
- the LOC116267766 gene encoding uncharacterized protein LOC116267766 — protein: MAVRFRNSYGPLQFLNFVPCSTFEQMEPSLAEDLSSYWGDFVPHTIDSNSLSNANDEYLHQDYSTHFPPSFPEVAYNISPLENFPAQDEPFACYYDEALHAKRLRTIYECSAPDCMPNILLDPGEHPAFRNQLVLPDFLPVLPTPNINASYVDPNVQNLEADATALSPQSIAARQRRKRISEKTQELGRLIPGGVKMNTAEMLAAAAKYVKFLQAQVGILQFLKHSSPAHQEEVCATSTSNMQLHQLLSSPAMQEKLYGEETCIVPFKSVRYLAEDPDLQKSESISKDLKKMIQ